Genomic segment of Nostoc sp. TCL240-02:
TTATTGCCACCAGTGGTTTACCCACTAACGAGCAAAAAGCTATTGCTGTTGGTGCTGATAAGTTTCTTTCTAAGCCTTACACAGCGACAGATTTATTGACTACTTTATCTGTTGTAATCGGGCATTTTGGAGAAATGAGTCTGACAAGTTCATAATTTAAAGCCGACAAACTTACACCCGGAAATTATTTTTCAGTTCCGGGTGTAATTTTTTCATTGTCAAGTCACTCATGACTGTAGGGTAGGGTATGGTATGGTGCGATCGCTTCAGTATTTAGACAGTAAACTTTCAGTTACCCATTTATACCAATTATCTAACCCTACACCAGTAGTTGCAGAAACCTGAAAAATCTGAATTTGGGGATTTACCTGCACAGCATATTCTATGCATTTTTGAGCATCAAAATTTACATAAGGCAACAAATCAATTTTAGTGATAATCATTACATCACTAGCACGGAATATATGCGGGTATTTTAGCGGCTTATCTTCTCCTTCTGTGACGGAGAGAATCACGACTTTTGCATTTTCTCCCAAATCAAATAAGGCTGGACAAACCAAATTTCCCACATTTTCAATCATCACAATTGAGTCCAGGGGCGGATTCAGTTGTTGTAAACCCCTGTCTATCATTGATGCATCTAAATGACAGCCTGTTCCGGTATTTATTTGGATGACTTTAGAGCCTGTTTCTTTAATTTTTTTGGCATCATTAGCAGTTTCTTGGTCGCCTTCAATGACGCTAATAGATAATTGATGTTTTAAATCATTAATGGTTCGCGTTAAAAGAGTTGTTTTACCTGAACCCGGAGAACTCATTAAATTTAAAGCGAGAATATTTCGACCTTTAAACCATCCGCGATTTTGGGCAGCTAGGAAGTTATTCTTTGCCAATATATCCTGTTCTAAGGATATCGTTGTATTGTGTATATTGGCATGAATTTGAGGCGCTTCTATATGAATGTCGTGATTGTGGGAATGCGTGATGACAGTACCATCTGGTAGAGTGTGGGTATGATGATGGTGATTATGTTCCATTTCATCTGTTTCTAAATTGGTAATTTTAGCTTCGCCATCATCAGAACAACCGCAGGTTACACACATAATTCCTCTATTTCTATTTCTTTAATTTTCAGTTCTTCACCAGTAATTAAATCTAATTGAACGCTACCGCAGCTACAGATACCATAAGGTTTATCTAGAACATTCTCTGCACCACATTGCCGACATTTTGCTAAACCGGGAATTTCTAATATTTCTAATATCGCCCCTTCTAAAACTGTACCTTGAGTGCAAATATCAAAACAAAATCGGATAGCATCGGGCATAATGGCTGAAAGTTTGCCAATTTCTAATAAAACTCGCTGCACTTTTGCGCCTTTGGCGTGTTCAGTCACAATTGCCACAATATTTTGGGTAATTCCAAGTTCGTGCATACTATAAAATCTATTAAAAATTAACAAATTCGTGGCAATTGGTCGCCTACCAACATATCAACAATCCTTTCAGCACCAAAAAGTGTTTTTAACAATAAGATACCTGGAGGTGAAGAAATAACTTCGCCAATAATACAAGCATCTTTACCTGCTGGGTGTAATTTCATAGCGGATAACACTTTGCCAGCATTCTCTTTTTGAACCACTACAACTAACTTACCTTCATTAGCTAGATATAATGGGTCTAAACCGAGAATTTCGCAAACTCCGTTGACTTCTTCACGCACTGGGATAGATTCTTCAAAAAGACGAATTCCCACATTAGAACTGAGGGCAAATTCATTTAAAACTGTAGCTAAACCACCGCGTGTTGCATCTCGCATAGCATGAACTTGTGGGCATATATGGAGAATAGTTTCTACTAAACTATGCAACGGCTGACAGTCACTTTCAATATTAGTATCTAAGGCTAATTCCCCACGGGCAATTAAAATTGCTGTCCCATGATTGCCTATTTCACCATTAATTATTATTACATCTCCAGGTTTTATATTGTGGGCGGAAATGTTAACTCCTCGTGGGATGATACCAATGCCAGCAGTATTAATAAAGAGTTTATCGGCAGCACCTCGATGTACAACTTTTGTGTCACCAGTGACAATTTGAACACCAGCTTTTTCTGCGGCTGCTTTCATACTGGTTGCGACGCGGCGTAAGGTTTCGACAGGTAATCCTTCTTCTAAAATTACACTGCAAGTTAGATATAAAGGTTTAGCACCACTGACAGCTAAATCATTAACTGTACCGTTTACGGCTAATTCTCCTATATCACTACCGGGGAAAAATAACGGGTCTACAACATAAGAATCTGTTGTAAATGCGAGTCTGTCTCCTTGTTGCAAGAGACTGGCTAAATTAAAGCTAGCTTGGTCTTCTAATTGGGAAAGAATTAGATTATCAAAATTGCTGACAAAAATATCATCTATTAAATCGCGCATGGCTTTACCGCCGCTACCATGTGCGAGAGTTATATGAGTTTCTTGGACTTTAGTTTGGCGACGACGGACTTTTTCTATTTTTTGGAATAGGGGATTTTGGATTGGGTTTGTGGGGGAAATATTCATATTAAATTTTTTTTAAACGCAAAGGGACGCAGAGGGAAGCGCAGAGGTACGCTGAGTGTTATTCTGAGGAGAAGCCGCAGGCGGGGAGGGGTTCTTGAGTTATTTTTGGTTTTTGGGCCATTGTTCTTTTGGCAATGGTGGAGAGTCGCCCATATTTGTAATAAGCTGCACAAGCACCTTCAGAAGATACCATGCAAGCACCGATTGGTGTTTCTGGTGTGCAAGCTGTACCGAATACTTTGCACTCCCAAGGTTTTAAGACTCCTTTAAGGATTTCTCCACATTTACAAGCTTTATGGTCGGCTACTTTGAAATTTGGAATGGTAAATTTAAGTTCGGCATCGAATTGGGCATATTCAGGTTGAATTTTTAATCCTGAATAGGGGATGTCACCTAAGCCGCGCCAATCAAAACTATCTCGAACGGCGAAAACTTTATTTATGGCTTGGAGGGCTACTGTGTTCCCAGTTTTTTCTACAATTCGGTTATATTGGTTTTCAACTTCGCAACGATTTTCTGTTAGCTGTTGCAATAGCATCCAAATTGATTGGAGAATATCTAAGGGTTCAAATCCTGATACGACAATCGGCTTATTATATTGTTGGGAAATGAATTGGTATGGGTCACTGCCAATTACCATACTGACATGACCAGGCCCAACAAATCCATCTAGTTGCAAGTCGGGATTATCTAATAGTGCTTTGAGGGCGGGAATCACGAGAACGTGATTGCTAAACATACTAAAGTTATGAATTTCTTCGGCTGCTGCTTGCAGAATGGTGAAAGCGGTGCTGGGGGCTGTGGTTTCAAAGCCTAAAGCGAAGAAAACTACTTCTTTGTCGGGGTTATCTCTGGCAATTTGCAGGCTATCTAGGGGAGAGTACACCATACGGATGTCTGCACCTTGTGCCCTAGCTTGCAGTAAAGTGGTTTTAGAACCAGGAACTCGCATTGCGTCGCCAAAGGTGGCAAAAATGACGTTATGATTTTGGGAGATTGCGATCGCATCATCTAATCTCCCTTTTGGCATAACGCATACTGGACAACCAGGCCCATGAATTAGTTCAATGGTTTGGGGT
This window contains:
- the hypB gene encoding hydrogenase nickel incorporation protein HypB → MCVTCGCSDDGEAKITNLETDEMEHNHHHHTHTLPDGTVITHSHNHDIHIEAPQIHANIHNTTISLEQDILAKNNFLAAQNRGWFKGRNILALNLMSSPGSGKTTLLTRTINDLKHQLSISVIEGDQETANDAKKIKETGSKVIQINTGTGCHLDASMIDRGLQQLNPPLDSIVMIENVGNLVCPALFDLGENAKVVILSVTEGEDKPLKYPHIFRASDVMIITKIDLLPYVNFDAQKCIEYAVQVNPQIQIFQVSATTGVGLDNWYKWVTESLLSKY
- the hypA gene encoding hydrogenase maturation nickel metallochaperone HypA; protein product: MHELGITQNIVAIVTEHAKGAKVQRVLLEIGKLSAIMPDAIRFCFDICTQGTVLEGAILEILEIPGLAKCRQCGAENVLDKPYGICSCGSVQLDLITGEELKIKEIEIEELCV
- the hypE gene encoding hydrogenase expression/formation protein HypE; the encoded protein is MNISPTNPIQNPLFQKIEKVRRRQTKVQETHITLAHGSGGKAMRDLIDDIFVSNFDNLILSQLEDQASFNLASLLQQGDRLAFTTDSYVVDPLFFPGSDIGELAVNGTVNDLAVSGAKPLYLTCSVILEEGLPVETLRRVATSMKAAAEKAGVQIVTGDTKVVHRGAADKLFINTAGIGIIPRGVNISAHNIKPGDVIIINGEIGNHGTAILIARGELALDTNIESDCQPLHSLVETILHICPQVHAMRDATRGGLATVLNEFALSSNVGIRLFEESIPVREEVNGVCEILGLDPLYLANEGKLVVVVQKENAGKVLSAMKLHPAGKDACIIGEVISSPPGILLLKTLFGAERIVDMLVGDQLPRIC
- the hypD gene encoding hydrogenase formation protein HypD produces the protein MKYVDEFREPEKAEALRREIAKLCNRLEKPIKIMEVCGGHTHSIFKYGIEEILPQTIELIHGPGCPVCVMPKGRLDDAIAISQNHNVIFATFGDAMRVPGSKTTLLQARAQGADIRMVYSPLDSLQIARDNPDKEVVFFALGFETTAPSTAFTILQAAAEEIHNFSMFSNHVLVIPALKALLDNPDLQLDGFVGPGHVSMVIGSDPYQFISQQYNKPIVVSGFEPLDILQSIWMLLQQLTENRCEVENQYNRIVEKTGNTVALQAINKVFAVRDSFDWRGLGDIPYSGLKIQPEYAQFDAELKFTIPNFKVADHKACKCGEILKGVLKPWECKVFGTACTPETPIGACMVSSEGACAAYYKYGRLSTIAKRTMAQKPKITQEPLPACGFSSE